ATAGACGTAGACGCCGCTCTAAAGCTCCGGGCTTTCTCTTTTCGTATTTCCACCCCGGTGAAAGCGGTGAGAGCGGGGATCCACAAAAGCCCTTTCAAAGGTATAAGCCCGGATTTCCTGGAATATAAAGAATACTCTCGTGGCGACGAGCTTAAACACGTGGACTGGCGGCTCTACGGCAGGCTCGATCGCCTTTACGTGAGAAAGTTCGAGGATGAAGTGAACCTGACCTGGTTAATACTGGTCGATAGAAGCGCCTCCATGGGTTATGGGTCGGAGGAAAGGAATAAGCTAGATTACGCCAAAAAGCTCTCCGGAACGCTGGCCTACCTTCTTCTTAAGCAGGGGGACTCCGTGGGGATAGCCGATTTCAGCGATGAGTATATAGATATGCTCCCACCCCGGGCCGGGGCATATAATATAGCTCCCATAATTGAAAAATTAAAACACTTAAAGCCCTCCGGTAAGACCCAGATTAAAGAACCGGTCTCCAGGGTGATCGAGAAGATTAATAGAGATGCGGCATTCGTCATAGTGTCCGATTTTCTCGCCGACATCGAGTCGGTGGAGGAATGCTTCAAGCTTCTCCGCTCGTCTAGAAAAGAGACAATCGCCTTCCAGGTTTTGCATCCGGATGAGATAGATTTCAATTTCAGTGGATCAATCGAGTTTGAGGACTTGGAGGACGGGAATAAGGTTCTGGTCGACGTTGAAAGCATCAAGGATACTTATAGAAAGAGGATGAGGGATTTCATGGATAAATTAAAACTCTTGTGTCATGAGAGCAGGTTTAGGTATGTTCGTTCCCCGTTGAATGCTCCGTTAGAAGACGTTCTGATCCAAATTGCGGACAGATAGAGGCAAAGTTGAATTTTTCCTTATTAAATCCACTCTTTCTGATAGGGCTTTCGGCAGTTCTCCTTCCCATCGTCGCACATTTGATATCCAGGAAAAGCGGGGTCAAAAAGGGCTTTTCCGCGGTGTCCTTTCTGCTTTCTTCCCAGGGCCAGTCAGCGCGGAAATCAAGAATAAAAGACCTTCTCCTGCTCTTTCTCCGGTCCTTGGTATTGGTTATGCTCGTGCTCGTATTTTCGAAGCCAGCCTTGTTTTCCCTCTCTCCGGTGAATACGGCTGAACCGAAATCGGTCGCTATCGTCGTGGATAATTCCTTGAGCATGGCCTACGGCGATAATTTTGAGGTCGCCAGAAAGAGAGCCGAGCAAATAATAGACTCCCTCGGTGACGGAAGCTTCGGAGCAGTGCTGCCACTCGTCCCGGAGGGCGATATAAAACCGGGTATCACAGTGGATAAGTCGAGGATGAAAGAGGACTTGGAAAGCATAAAACAGTCCTATTCATTCACTGATAATGAAAGAAGGCTGGAAGAGGTGTTCGGTTTGATTCAGAAGACTCCTAACCGAGATAAAGAAGTGATAATTATTACCGACCTCCAGAGAAACGGCTGGCGTAGAGAAAACTTCTCAAGAGCATGGCTTGTTCCGGTAGATGTTCTTTCGGGGAAGGATATGGAAAACCGCACCATCTCGGAAATAGATTTCGAGGATGAAGAGGAATGGATAAGGATAATGGTTCATGTAAGGAATTTTTCCAGGAACGGGGTTAAGAATCTCTTGACCACAGTTTCCTTAGGCAACCAGGAGATCAAAGGCTTCTTTGAGATTGAGCCGGAGGGGGAGGAAATTAAAGAGTTTATTTTTCCCAAAGATAGGCTTTCCAGCGGAGATTTGCTGGGTAAAGTGGAGATCGAGCACGATAATCTTACCCTGGATGATGTCAGATATTTTGTCCTTCCTGAAAACCGGGGACTACGGGTGCTTATGGTTGACGGCGACCCCAGGGAAGACGCTAGGCTTAGTGAAACGTATTACCTTGCCCGCGCGGTGGAGACCATCTCAGAGATATCTCCTCTCAGCCTGGAGATAGAGGATAACGATACTTTTCTCAACGACGAGCTCCAGAAATACGATTTAATCCTTTTGACCAACGTAGGAGACATAACCCCGGAGAAAGCAGAGGAAATAGAGAACCGTGTAAAAGATGGAGGAGTGCTGGTCATATTCCCGGGAGATCGGGTAAAAAGTGAGGTGTATAATGCCCTTTTTAAAATCCTTCCGGCAGAGCTCGGTGTTTTATCCGAGGGCAAATATTTTCTTAAAGCCGCTACTTCGGATGGGCCTTTTGCTCAAGATATCGGAGGATACGACCGAGCAGAGGTAAAAAAACTATTCGGTCTCAAGCCGGCAAACGATTCCATTATCCTTTTGAATTCCTCTAACGATTCTCCATTTCTACTCCGGAGGGATGTAGAATCCGGAAGCGTATTCCTCTTTGCCTCGACGGCCGATACCAGTTGGAATAGCTTCCCCCTGACCCCGGTATTTCTTCCCACCATCAAGAAGATATTCGACCTGTCGCAGGACGCCCAATCTCGGAGAAGAAACTTCACGGTAGGGGACATGGTCGATATTGCGTTTACTAAGCAGGCGGAAGAGGCGACTGTTATAACGCCCGACGGGGAGAAATTCAGGGTTGCCAGGGAAAGACCAAAGTTTAGCCACACCCGCGTGCCCGGGATATATAGGGTTGAGGATGGAGGAGAATCGTTGTACAGCTTCTCCATAAATACAGACCCCCGCGAATCCGACCATGAGAGAATCTCGCTTGAAACCATACCTCAGGAGCACGATGAGAAAAGCGGATTGGTCAAGGTCTTCAGAGAAATATGGGGTTACTTTCTCTGGGGGGTTATCGCACTATTCATTTCGGAATCCATATTCCGGGTTCTCTACTACCGGTGAGGTGCAATTAGTCAACCAGGCTTGTCCCGTCTACCCAATCCGGAACGGGATGGCCCAGAAGGCGAACTATGGTCGGGTATAAGTCAGCCGTTCTTACAAACTTCTTTTTAATCTCCTTATTGATGCACAAGGGGACGACCATATGCTCCCGGAATAACGCACCGTGGGACGAGCGGTGCTCCGGATTCTCATGCCTGGCCCTCAAGTCGAACCCCGGTTTTGCGCTAACCACTAGGTCACCCGAGCGGGGACACTCCAGGAGCTGAATAAGCTGGAGAAGGGCATCCGGATAATCCGTATCGAAGCTGTGTTCTAATGCTTCATCAAGACTCATATTGTCGGGAAGTCCGTTATACCCGAAGGGATCGCTAAGGGTACGCTCGTATCTTATGTTTCCCCGGTCGTCGAGCCAGGTCAGAGCCTCTCCCCTTTCACTCCTGATTCTCACCCGGCCTTTTTCATCTAATCCCGCCACTATGTCCACTTCTCGTCTCTCCATAAGCTTGTCCACAACCTCAGAAAGCTCCTCAAAATTGCTCCGGCGTCCCCAGCCCTCCGGGCTCTTTATATA
The nucleotide sequence above comes from Thermodesulfobacteriota bacterium. Encoded proteins:
- a CDS encoding DUF58 domain-containing protein; translation: MPQDIIDVDAALKLRAFSFRISTPVKAVRAGIHKSPFKGISPDFLEYKEYSRGDELKHVDWRLYGRLDRLYVRKFEDEVNLTWLILVDRSASMGYGSEERNKLDYAKKLSGTLAYLLLKQGDSVGIADFSDEYIDMLPPRAGAYNIAPIIEKLKHLKPSGKTQIKEPVSRVIEKINRDAAFVIVSDFLADIESVEECFKLLRSSRKETIAFQVLHPDEIDFNFSGSIEFEDLEDGNKVLVDVESIKDTYRKRMRDFMDKLKLLCHESRFRYVRSPLNAPLEDVLIQIADR
- a CDS encoding BatA domain-containing protein; the protein is MNFSLLNPLFLIGLSAVLLPIVAHLISRKSGVKKGFSAVSFLLSSQGQSARKSRIKDLLLLFLRSLVLVMLVLVFSKPALFSLSPVNTAEPKSVAIVVDNSLSMAYGDNFEVARKRAEQIIDSLGDGSFGAVLPLVPEGDIKPGITVDKSRMKEDLESIKQSYSFTDNERRLEEVFGLIQKTPNRDKEVIIITDLQRNGWRRENFSRAWLVPVDVLSGKDMENRTISEIDFEDEEEWIRIMVHVRNFSRNGVKNLLTTVSLGNQEIKGFFEIEPEGEEIKEFIFPKDRLSSGDLLGKVEIEHDNLTLDDVRYFVLPENRGLRVLMVDGDPREDARLSETYYLARAVETISEISPLSLEIEDNDTFLNDELQKYDLILLTNVGDITPEKAEEIENRVKDGGVLVIFPGDRVKSEVYNALFKILPAELGVLSEGKYFLKAATSDGPFAQDIGGYDRAEVKKLFGLKPANDSIILLNSSNDSPFLLRRDVESGSVFLFASTADTSWNSFPLTPVFLPTIKKIFDLSQDAQSRRRNFTVGDMVDIAFTKQAEEATVITPDGEKFRVARERPKFSHTRVPGIYRVEDGGESLYSFSINTDPRESDHERISLETIPQEHDEKSGLVKVFREIWGYFLWGVIALFISESIFRVLYYR